The following coding sequences are from one Lycium ferocissimum isolate CSIRO_LF1 chromosome 3, AGI_CSIRO_Lferr_CH_V1, whole genome shotgun sequence window:
- the LOC132051222 gene encoding myricetin 3-O-methyltransferase 3-like has translation MDIPSKDQSKNIMSKEEEEDILNVMQLPIGLALNMVLKVTMELGIFDLLSPNAQLSSSQIASKIPTKNPQAVLMIEKILSFLASQSLLRFTLCKEDENGLKKSPLYSLTPLSRKLVSNEDGVSLAPTFLLLNDQAMVNSWFHLKDAILEGEIPFNKAHGMGVFEYHGKDSRYADITNRSTQNINKTTISTILESYNGFKDVKQLVDVGGALGLTMASIVSKYPHIRGVNFDLPHVIKDAPAYPGVEHVSGDMFQSVPQGDVIFMKHVLHDWDDDDCVKILKNCWKSIPNSGKVVLVEHIKPEYPETDDLISKNAFFLDVLMMIVTPGGKERTKEEFETLAKKAGFSGFKIVNSAFLIWIMELYQQ, from the exons ATGGACATACCATCAAAAGATCAAAGCAAGAATATTATGtcgaaagaagaagaagaagatatccTAAATGTTATGCAATTGCCAATTGGTTTAGCCCTTAACATGGTCTTGAAAGTCACTATGGAACTTGGTATTTTTGATCTTTTGTCACCAAATGCACAATTATCCTCTTCTCAAATTGCctccaaaattccaacaaaGAACCCTCAAGCCGTACTTATGATTGAAAAGATTTTGAGTTTTCTTGCTAGCCAATCTTTGTTGAGATTTACTCTTTGCAAAGAGGATGAAAATGGACTTAAAAAAAGTCCGTTGTATAGTTTGACACCTTTGAGTAGAAAACTTGTCTCTAATGAAGATGGTGTGTCACTTGCTCCCACATTTCTCTTATTGAACGACCAAGCCATGGTTAATTCTTG GTTTCACTTGAAGGATGCAATTCTTGAAGGAGAAATACCATTCAATAAAGCCCATGGAATGGGTGTATTTGAATATCATGGAAAAGATAGTAGATATGCAGATATTACTAACAGATCTACACAAAACATAAACAAGACAACCATAAGTACCATTCTTGAGTCCTACAATGGATTTAAGGATGTAAAACAATTGGTAGATGTTGGAGGTGCTCTTGGTTTAACAATGGCTTCTATCGTTTCCAAGTACCCTCATATTAGGGGAGTTAATTTTGACTTGCCCCATGTCATCAAGGACGCTCCTGCTTATCCAG GGGTTGAACATGTTTCAGGAGATATGTTTCAAAGTGTCCCACAAGGAGATGTGATCTTCATGAAA CATGTGCTCCATGATTGGGATGATGATGATTGTGTAAAGATACTAAAGAATTGTTGGAAATCTATACCTAATTCTGGTAAGGTGGTGCTAGTTGAACATATAAAGCCAGAGTATCCAGAAACTGATGATCTTATTTCCAAGAATGCATTTTTCCTTGATGTGCTTATGATGATAGTTACTCCTGGagggaaagaaagaacaaaggaAGAATTTGAAACCTTAGCCAAAAAAGCTGGATTTTCTGGTTTCAAAATCGTAAATTCTGCATTTTTAATTTGGATTATGGAATTGTACCAGCAGTAA